From one [Ruminococcus] lactaris ATCC 29176 genomic stretch:
- a CDS encoding stage V sporulation protein AD, producing MDQTKLCGTQSLHFQRPAYILSAASVAGKKEAEGPLGKKFDMVDEQDNLFGAKTWEEAESNMQKEACILAIGKAGLKPEKIRYLFGGDLLRQGIATSMGVEALQIPMFGLYGACSTSGEALALAAMSVSAGYGDSMLAVTSSHFGSAEKEFRFPLGYASQRPLSAHWTVTGSGAFVVGTDPGNVKISGITVGKIVDYGLKDSQNMGACMAPAAADTIVRNLKDFGRTAEDYDRIITGDLGSIGQSILFDLAAEKGYDLRQKHLDCGMLIFDPETQDTHAGGSGCGCAAVTLASYLLPKIESGEWKRILFVPTGALMSTVSFNEGASVPGIAHGIVIEHCRKEAAGWTI from the coding sequence ATGGATCAGACAAAACTATGCGGAACACAGAGCCTGCATTTTCAGAGACCGGCATACATTTTAAGTGCGGCATCTGTTGCAGGAAAGAAAGAGGCGGAAGGTCCGCTTGGAAAAAAATTTGATATGGTAGATGAGCAGGATAACCTGTTCGGGGCAAAGACCTGGGAAGAGGCAGAGAGCAATATGCAGAAAGAAGCCTGTATACTGGCCATCGGAAAAGCAGGACTGAAACCGGAGAAGATCCGGTATCTGTTCGGGGGAGATCTTCTGAGGCAGGGGATTGCCACTTCCATGGGAGTGGAGGCACTGCAGATTCCCATGTTCGGGCTTTACGGGGCATGTTCAACATCAGGAGAGGCACTGGCACTGGCAGCAATGAGTGTGTCGGCAGGGTATGGAGACTCTATGCTGGCGGTTACATCAAGCCATTTCGGAAGTGCGGAAAAGGAGTTCCGTTTTCCGTTGGGTTATGCCAGCCAGAGACCTTTATCTGCACACTGGACAGTGACCGGGAGCGGGGCCTTTGTAGTGGGAACGGATCCGGGAAATGTGAAGATCAGCGGGATCACAGTGGGAAAGATCGTGGACTACGGACTGAAAGATTCGCAGAATATGGGAGCATGCATGGCTCCGGCGGCTGCTGATACGATCGTCAGGAATTTGAAAGATTTCGGACGGACGGCAGAAGATTATGACCGGATCATTACGGGCGATCTTGGCTCCATCGGTCAGTCAATTTTATTTGATTTGGCAGCAGAAAAGGGATATGATCTCCGGCAGAAGCATCTGGACTGTGGAATGTTGATCTTTGATCCTGAGACGCAGGATACCCATGCAGGGGGAAGTGGCTGTGGATGTGCGGCAGTGACGCTGGCATCGTATCTGCTGCCAAAGATTGAAAGCGGGGAATGGAAAAGGATTTTATTTGTCCCCACAGGAGCATTGATGTCAACGGTGAGCTTTAATGAAGGTGCAAGTGTACCGGGGATCGCACATGGGATTGTGATCGAACATTGTCGGAAGGAGGCGGCGGGATGGACTATCTGA
- a CDS encoding C-GCAxxG-C-C family protein: MSKKVEQAMAFHDKGYNCAQAVACSFCEEFGIDQETMFRVSEGFGLGMGMMDMCGAVTGMLMVIGMENSVGNLDGKKPSKGDTYKKAKAYAQKFKEMEGSYYCRELKGVATGKPLVPCSQCIANAVELTEQYLASEKE, from the coding sequence ATGAGCAAAAAAGTTGAGCAGGCAATGGCATTTCATGATAAAGGATATAACTGTGCACAGGCGGTAGCCTGTTCTTTCTGCGAGGAGTTTGGAATCGATCAGGAGACGATGTTTCGTGTTTCTGAGGGATTTGGACTCGGAATGGGAATGATGGATATGTGTGGAGCAGTGACTGGAATGCTGATGGTCATCGGTATGGAGAACAGTGTTGGAAACCTGGATGGAAAAAAGCCGAGTAAAGGAGATACATATAAGAAAGCAAAAGCGTATGCACAGAAGTTTAAAGAGATGGAAGGTTCTTACTATTGCCGTGAGTTAAAGGGTGTGGCAACAGGGAAGCCGCTTGTTCCATGTTCCCAGTGCATTGCGAATGCAGTGGAGCTGACGGAGCAGTACCTTGCTTCTGAGAAAGAATAA
- a CDS encoding AAA family ATPase translates to MKKLLEHLKKEQINPSIIEEIKKYRQKYADTADTSQTSLRYLYYGKEIWEAAVHALLCGENLLLAGSKATGKNVLAENLARAFRRPCYNLSFHINMDASSMIGNDTFRNGEVVFRPGPIYQSAVDGGFCILDEINMARNEALAVLHSVLDFRRTIHIPGYDQIPVHPATRFIATMNYGYSGTRELNEALASRFVILQMPSITQDNLTRLLLREFPGIKKQFAEQFSGLFSDIEKKCESGELTEKVLDLRGLLDALRLIQNGLSPYPALDMGLTNKTFDAYEQTLIRDIITTRISKKTESTTIFS, encoded by the coding sequence GTGAAAAAATTGCTTGAACATTTGAAAAAGGAACAGATCAACCCATCTATTATAGAAGAGATTAAAAAATACCGGCAAAAATATGCTGACACTGCTGATACTTCCCAAACTTCCCTTCGCTATCTTTACTATGGAAAAGAGATCTGGGAGGCTGCTGTACACGCTTTACTCTGCGGTGAAAATCTCCTTCTCGCAGGATCAAAAGCAACCGGAAAAAATGTACTGGCTGAAAATCTTGCCCGTGCATTCCGCCGTCCCTGCTATAATCTCTCTTTCCATATTAATATGGACGCCTCTTCCATGATAGGAAATGATACCTTTAGAAACGGAGAAGTTGTCTTTCGCCCCGGTCCGATCTACCAGAGTGCCGTTGACGGAGGTTTCTGCATTCTCGATGAGATCAATATGGCACGAAATGAAGCTCTCGCTGTTCTCCACTCTGTACTGGATTTCCGACGCACGATCCACATTCCGGGCTACGATCAGATTCCGGTACATCCGGCAACTCGTTTTATTGCTACTATGAACTATGGTTATTCCGGTACAAGGGAACTGAACGAGGCTCTCGCCTCCCGGTTTGTGATCCTTCAGATGCCTTCCATCACGCAGGACAATCTGACCCGGTTACTGCTGCGGGAATTTCCCGGAATTAAAAAGCAGTTCGCAGAACAATTTTCCGGTCTTTTTTCCGACATTGAGAAAAAATGCGAAAGCGGAGAACTGACTGAAAAAGTCCTTGACCTGCGTGGACTGCTGGATGCTCTGCGGCTTATCCAGAATGGACTCTCCCCCTATCCTGCACTGGATATGGGACTTACCAATAAAACTTTTGATGCGTACGAACAAACTCTGATCCGGGATATCATCACTACAAGGATCTCAAAAAAGACAGAAAGTACCACGATCTTCTCCTAA
- a CDS encoding carbon starvation protein A, which yields MTTFLIGLAILIIGGFLYGSFVERIFKPDDRQTPAVKLEDGVDYVPMSKWKNALINLLNIAGTGPIFGPIQGILFGPVAFLTIPIGCVISGAVHDYLSGMMSLRQDGAQMPGIVHKFLGGKVYQVYNIFLCLLMLLVGAVFTYTPGDLFAGQICGFTDVNVWTWVIYGVILVYYLVATLFPIDKIIGRIYPIFGAILLLSAVGVFFGIFAQGYQLDNIDFSHGIKGIFDVYPYFDGIVGASAPGTKFVPVFFVTVACGITSGFHSTQCTMIGRSVRHEKEGKMTFYGTMILEGLIAMIWAAAAMGLYNSGSTAGATAAVGEVAKGLLGPVGGIIAILGVIVLPITSGDTALRSCRLMIADYIHYDQRKKKNRVILTICMFVPVIAILVFAKLNAEGFNILWRYFAWSNQTIAVFAFAAITVYLMAKKGSAKWVFLVPLVPGSFYMFVISSFILSAKIGFGLSMNVAYIIAAILTAVYAVGVYMLGRKYAAKHTEE from the coding sequence ATGACAACCTTTTTAATCGGACTTGCAATTCTTATCATCGGTGGCTTCTTATACGGAAGCTTTGTCGAGAGAATTTTCAAGCCAGATGACAGACAGACTCCGGCTGTAAAACTGGAAGACGGTGTGGATTATGTTCCTATGAGCAAATGGAAAAATGCACTGATCAACTTATTGAACATTGCAGGAACAGGACCAATCTTCGGACCAATTCAGGGTATCTTATTTGGACCGGTTGCATTCCTTACGATTCCTATTGGATGCGTCATCAGTGGAGCAGTTCATGATTATTTAAGTGGAATGATGTCGCTGCGACAGGACGGTGCACAGATGCCGGGAATCGTTCATAAGTTTCTGGGGGGAAAAGTGTATCAGGTTTATAATATTTTCCTCTGCCTGCTGATGCTCCTTGTCGGTGCGGTATTTACATATACACCTGGAGATCTCTTTGCAGGTCAGATCTGTGGTTTTACAGATGTAAATGTATGGACCTGGGTTATTTATGGTGTGATTCTGGTTTATTATCTTGTAGCTACGCTGTTTCCGATCGACAAGATCATTGGAAGGATTTACCCGATCTTTGGAGCAATCCTTCTGCTTTCAGCAGTAGGGGTATTCTTTGGTATTTTCGCCCAAGGATATCAACTGGATAATATTGATTTCAGTCACGGAATTAAGGGAATCTTCGATGTTTATCCGTATTTTGACGGAATCGTGGGAGCAAGTGCACCTGGAACAAAATTTGTTCCGGTATTCTTTGTGACAGTTGCCTGCGGTATTACATCCGGTTTCCATTCTACTCAGTGTACAATGATCGGACGTTCCGTAAGACATGAAAAAGAAGGAAAAATGACATTCTACGGAACAATGATTCTTGAAGGTCTGATTGCTATGATCTGGGCTGCAGCAGCAATGGGACTCTATAATTCAGGCTCTACAGCAGGAGCAACAGCAGCGGTTGGTGAAGTCGCAAAAGGACTTCTCGGACCGGTTGGAGGAATCATCGCAATCCTGGGAGTTATCGTACTTCCGATCACTTCAGGAGATACAGCACTTCGTTCCTGCCGTCTGATGATCGCAGATTATATTCATTATGATCAGAGAAAGAAAAAGAACAGAGTGATCCTGACCATCTGTATGTTTGTTCCGGTTATTGCAATCCTTGTATTTGCAAAACTGAATGCGGAAGGATTTAATATCCTTTGGAGATATTTCGCATGGAGCAACCAGACGATCGCAGTATTCGCATTTGCAGCAATCACAGTTTACCTGATGGCGAAAAAAGGTTCAGCAAAATGGGTATTCCTTGTACCGCTTGTTCCGGGAAGTTTTTATATGTTCGTAATTTCTTCCTTTATCTTAAGTGCAAAGATCGGATTCGGACTTTCAATGAATGTAGCATACATCATTGCAGCCATTCTGACAGCGGTTTATGCAGTTGGTGTATATATGCTTGGCAGAAAATACGCTGCAAAACATACAGAAGAATAA
- the ung gene encoding uracil-DNA glycosylase translates to MSGLNGDWYEALKGEFAKPYYRKLFATVNEEYKTRLIFPPAKDIFNAFHLTPLKDVKVVILGQDPYHNHGQAHGLCFSVQKGVEIPPSLVNIYKELHDDLGCTIPDHGCLTKWAEQGVLMLNTVLTVRAHQANSHRGIGWEEFTDAAIMALNSQDRPIVFILWGAPAQRKKRMLNNQKHLILEAPHPSPLSAYRGFFGSRPFSQTNAFLEKNGIEPIDWQID, encoded by the coding sequence ATGAGTGGTTTGAACGGAGACTGGTATGAAGCCTTAAAAGGTGAGTTCGCGAAGCCGTATTATAGAAAATTATTTGCAACAGTGAATGAAGAATATAAGACAAGGCTGATCTTTCCACCGGCAAAAGATATTTTTAATGCATTTCATCTGACGCCGCTGAAAGATGTAAAGGTTGTTATCTTAGGTCAGGATCCTTATCATAATCACGGGCAGGCACATGGATTGTGCTTCTCGGTGCAAAAGGGCGTGGAGATTCCACCTTCACTGGTGAATATTTATAAGGAGCTTCATGATGATCTTGGATGTACGATCCCGGATCATGGCTGTCTTACAAAGTGGGCAGAGCAGGGAGTGCTGATGTTGAATACTGTTCTGACGGTGCGTGCCCATCAGGCCAATTCTCACAGAGGGATCGGTTGGGAAGAATTTACAGATGCTGCGATCATGGCACTGAACAGCCAGGATCGTCCGATCGTCTTTATTTTATGGGGAGCACCGGCACAGAGGAAGAAGCGGATGCTGAACAATCAGAAGCATCTCATACTGGAGGCACCGCATCCGAGTCCGCTGTCTGCGTACAGAGGATTCTTTGGAAGCAGACCATTCAGTCAGACGAATGCATTTCTTGAAAAGAACGGGATCGAGCCGATCGACTGGCAGATTGACTGA
- a CDS encoding ATP-binding cassette domain-containing protein: MMQAILECKNLTKKFGRKTALDDVSLQLKSGKIYGLLGENGSGKTTWMKLIAGLSKPEKGEIFYEGHPLCAKDKESIAYMATENFFYSYMKIKDVEKYYTDFFAGFDRAAFWNLIGKTGLDGEMKVRELSSGMNAKLRIAATLARKAKLTLLDEPLNGVDFKAREQIVEMILRQADESRTIVMSTHLIEEIESYVEEAIFIKGGKLADVVNLERERMTTGRSLTELYMQLM, from the coding sequence ATGATGCAGGCAATACTGGAATGTAAGAATCTGACAAAAAAATTTGGGAGAAAGACAGCCCTGGATGATGTATCACTTCAGTTAAAAAGCGGGAAGATTTATGGCCTTCTCGGGGAGAACGGAAGTGGAAAGACGACCTGGATGAAGCTGATCGCAGGGCTGTCAAAGCCGGAAAAGGGAGAGATCTTTTACGAGGGACATCCGCTTTGTGCAAAAGACAAAGAATCGATCGCCTATATGGCAACGGAAAATTTCTTTTATAGTTATATGAAGATCAAGGATGTTGAAAAATATTATACGGATTTCTTTGCGGGATTTGACCGGGCAGCATTCTGGAACCTCATTGGAAAAACCGGACTTGACGGGGAGATGAAGGTAAGAGAGCTGTCCAGTGGAATGAATGCGAAGCTCCGGATTGCGGCAACGCTGGCAAGAAAGGCAAAATTAACTCTGCTGGATGAGCCGTTGAACGGAGTAGACTTTAAGGCAAGGGAGCAGATCGTCGAAATGATCTTAAGACAGGCAGATGAAAGCCGGACGATCGTAATGTCTACGCATCTGATCGAGGAGATAGAAAGTTATGTGGAAGAGGCGATCTTTATCAAAGGCGGTAAACTGGCAGATGTCGTAAATCTTGAAAGAGAACGGATGACGACCGGACGTTCCTTGACAGAGCTTTATATGCAGTTAATGTAG
- the hisF gene encoding imidazole glycerol phosphate synthase subunit HisF produces the protein MFTKRIIPCLDVNAGRVVKGVNFVDLKDAGDPVEIAKAYDQAGADELVFLDITASSDARGTVVDMVRKVAECVFIPFTVGGGIRTVDDFRALLREGADKISINSSAINTPELIREAADKFGSQCVVVAIDAKRRADGSGWNIYKNGGRIDVGIDAMEWAKKVESLGAGEILLTSMDCDGTKAGYDLELTRAIADSVSIPVIASGGAGKLEHFREALTEGGADAALAASLFHYKELEIKEVKEYLRENGVSVRL, from the coding sequence ATGTTTACGAAAAGAATTATTCCATGTCTTGATGTCAATGCAGGAAGAGTTGTAAAAGGTGTGAATTTTGTGGATCTCAAGGATGCCGGTGATCCGGTGGAGATTGCAAAGGCATATGACCAGGCAGGAGCAGATGAACTGGTATTCCTGGATATCACCGCTTCTTCAGATGCGAGAGGAACTGTGGTTGATATGGTGCGGAAAGTTGCAGAATGTGTATTTATTCCATTTACAGTAGGAGGCGGAATCCGTACGGTAGATGATTTCCGGGCATTGCTCCGGGAGGGAGCAGATAAGATTTCCATCAATTCTTCTGCGATCAATACACCGGAATTAATTCGTGAGGCGGCTGATAAGTTTGGTAGTCAGTGCGTGGTTGTGGCGATTGATGCCAAAAGGCGGGCAGACGGAAGTGGCTGGAATATTTATAAGAATGGTGGACGGATCGATGTAGGGATCGATGCAATGGAATGGGCTAAAAAAGTAGAGTCGCTCGGTGCAGGAGAGATTCTTCTGACGAGTATGGACTGTGATGGAACAAAAGCCGGATATGATCTGGAGCTGACCCGTGCAATCGCTGACAGTGTTTCAATCCCGGTGATCGCATCCGGTGGTGCAGGGAAGCTGGAGCATTTCCGGGAGGCATTGACGGAAGGCGGAGCCGATGCAGCTTTGGCAGCATCGTTATTCCATTATAAAGAGCTGGAGATAAAAGAAGTGAAAGAATACTTACGAGAGAATGGAGTGTCTGTAAGATTATGA
- a CDS encoding SpoVA/SpoVAEb family sporulation membrane protein — protein MNPTEQMKRQQQYKTYVDQKTPRHNLWLNMLRAFLTGGAVCVLGQIIFNLCELQKLSQDDCSNWTSMLLVLISVILTGTGIYPKLAKWGGAGALVPITGFANSVAAPAIEYKKEGQVFGIGCKIFTIAGPVILYGIFTSWFFGLLYWMWGMI, from the coding sequence ATGAATCCTACAGAACAAATGAAACGACAGCAACAATATAAAACTTATGTAGATCAGAAGACGCCACGCCACAATCTCTGGCTGAATATGCTCAGGGCTTTTCTCACAGGAGGGGCTGTCTGCGTTCTCGGTCAGATTATTTTCAACCTCTGCGAACTGCAAAAACTTTCCCAGGATGACTGCAGCAACTGGACTTCCATGCTTCTCGTCCTGATCAGTGTCATTCTGACGGGAACCGGAATTTATCCGAAACTGGCAAAATGGGGCGGTGCAGGAGCTTTGGTTCCGATTACCGGTTTCGCCAATTCTGTTGCCGCACCTGCCATTGAATACAAAAAAGAAGGCCAGGTCTTTGGTATCGGATGCAAGATCTTCACCATCGCCGGGCCTGTTATACTTTATGGGATTTTCACAAGCTGGTTTTTCGGCCTGCTCTACTGGATGTGGGGGATGATCTGA
- a CDS encoding sensor histidine kinase yields MQMEKQMKKSLSRQMTAVFVGLLAFVLAAVFIVNAVFLGHYYTTHKESDLLNTYNALKEAQESDELTDENKQWKLSYELEKMNIDVCVMNVDRDAGTINEIFSNVKEKSLLYDQTLRIFFSKDTGNETVLKSTDQYVMRKMTDRQNGTDYLEMWGYLDDDFFVLMRSPLESIRESASLANQFLIYLGIIGMVVGGLLVWIFSRKITRPVMELARLSEDMANLNFDMKYTSGGNNEIGILGENFNKMSLQLEKTVSELKTANNQLQKDIEQKEKLEDMRNEFLGNVSHELKTPIALIQGYAEGLKEGVNDDSESREFYCDVIMDEASKMNQMVKNLLTLNQLEFGNDEVEFARFDIAALVRGVIASCDILIQQAGASVDFVSEEKVYVWGDEFKTEQVVRNYLTNAIHHVDNEKRIEVRIVSSDGKVRVSVFNSGKPIPEEDVPKLWDKFYKVDKAHTREYGGNGIGLSIVKAIMESFHQGYGVRNFDNGVEFWFELDAKS; encoded by the coding sequence ATGCAGATGGAAAAGCAGATGAAAAAATCGTTAAGCAGACAGATGACTGCAGTCTTTGTCGGTCTGCTGGCATTTGTGCTGGCAGCAGTTTTTATTGTCAATGCGGTGTTCCTGGGACATTACTATACCACGCACAAAGAGAGTGATCTTCTGAATACGTATAATGCATTGAAAGAAGCACAGGAGTCTGATGAGCTGACGGATGAGAATAAGCAGTGGAAATTATCTTATGAACTGGAAAAAATGAATATTGATGTCTGCGTGATGAATGTAGACCGGGATGCAGGAACCATCAATGAAATTTTTTCTAATGTAAAAGAAAAGAGTCTTCTTTACGATCAGACTCTGCGGATCTTTTTTTCAAAGGATACAGGGAATGAGACTGTTTTAAAATCGACAGATCAGTATGTGATGCGGAAGATGACGGATCGTCAGAATGGAACCGATTATCTTGAAATGTGGGGGTATCTGGATGATGATTTTTTTGTGCTGATGCGTAGCCCACTGGAGAGTATCCGGGAAAGTGCTTCTCTGGCGAATCAGTTCCTGATCTATCTTGGTATCATAGGGATGGTAGTTGGAGGTCTGCTTGTATGGATTTTTTCAAGAAAGATCACCAGGCCGGTGATGGAATTGGCAAGGCTGTCGGAAGATATGGCGAATCTGAATTTTGATATGAAGTATACCAGTGGTGGAAATAATGAGATCGGAATCCTGGGGGAGAACTTTAATAAAATGTCCCTGCAACTGGAAAAGACGGTTTCGGAATTAAAGACAGCAAATAATCAGTTGCAGAAAGATATTGAACAGAAAGAAAAATTGGAAGATATGAGAAATGAATTTCTGGGAAATGTATCACATGAGCTGAAGACTCCGATCGCATTGATCCAGGGATATGCGGAAGGACTGAAAGAAGGAGTCAATGATGATTCGGAAAGCAGGGAGTTTTACTGTGATGTCATTATGGATGAAGCGTCAAAGATGAATCAGATGGTCAAGAACCTTCTGACACTGAATCAACTGGAATTTGGAAATGATGAGGTAGAATTTGCACGGTTTGATATTGCGGCTCTTGTAAGAGGCGTGATCGCAAGCTGTGATATCCTGATCCAGCAGGCGGGTGCATCGGTAGATTTTGTGAGTGAAGAGAAAGTCTATGTATGGGGAGATGAGTTTAAGACAGAACAGGTAGTACGAAACTATCTGACAAATGCAATCCATCATGTGGATAATGAAAAGCGGATTGAAGTCAGAATCGTATCATCGGATGGAAAAGTAAGAGTTTCTGTCTTTAACAGCGGAAAGCCGATCCCGGAGGAGGATGTGCCGAAACTGTGGGATAAATTTTATAAAGTGGATAAGGCTCATACAAGAGAATATGGCGGAAATGGAATCGGTCTGTCGATTGTAAAAGCGATCATGGAATCGTTCCATCAGGGATACGGAGTCAGAAATTTTGATAATGGAGTAGAATTCTGGTTTGAACTGGATGCAAAATCATGA
- a CDS encoding GntR family transcriptional regulator, which translates to MEYNTASPIYLQVINELKKRMVKGELKPGEKMPSNRELAVLFKVNQNTAARIYREMESMGLCYTKRGIGTFVSEEDDMISGLKKEMAEELVRNFMQEMEDLGFQKGDIIDRIADYKEEEK; encoded by the coding sequence ATGGAATACAATACAGCAAGTCCGATTTACTTACAGGTGATCAATGAACTGAAAAAGCGGATGGTGAAAGGTGAGTTAAAGCCGGGGGAGAAGATGCCTTCCAACCGGGAACTGGCCGTACTGTTTAAGGTGAATCAGAATACAGCAGCCAGGATCTACCGGGAGATGGAGAGCATGGGGCTGTGCTATACAAAGCGTGGGATCGGAACATTCGTTTCAGAGGAGGATGACATGATAAGCGGATTAAAAAAAGAGATGGCAGAAGAACTGGTCAGAAATTTTATGCAGGAGATGGAGGATCTGGGATTCCAAAAAGGAGATATCATTGACCGGATCGCGGATTATAAGGAGGAAGAAAAATGA
- a CDS encoding cell wall hydrolase — protein MKFNKNKCFFASVYVAAVSAMTFTGFTSYAAEQNAQINETLSLIRGEEIQWAVSEIVQNAQKTTVEETLTAVNEAKAAYEAKLEEERKAAEEAERIAREQAEKAAALQAEKELMASLIFCEAGNQPYEGQVAVGAVVLNRVKSSVYPNSVSEVIYQSGQFSPAMSGWLDRVRANAGYSESALQAAEDALNGSNPVGDCLYFSTGGYGMQIGDHFFH, from the coding sequence ATGAAATTTAATAAAAATAAGTGCTTTTTTGCTTCTGTATACGTGGCAGCAGTGAGTGCGATGACATTTACCGGGTTCACAAGCTACGCCGCAGAGCAGAATGCACAGATCAATGAGACGCTGTCACTGATAAGGGGAGAAGAAATACAGTGGGCTGTTTCAGAGATCGTACAGAATGCACAGAAAACCACAGTGGAAGAGACGCTGACTGCAGTGAATGAGGCGAAAGCTGCTTACGAGGCAAAGCTGGAAGAGGAGAGAAAGGCAGCCGAAGAAGCAGAGCGGATTGCCCGGGAGCAGGCAGAGAAAGCGGCAGCACTTCAGGCAGAGAAAGAATTGATGGCATCGCTGATCTTCTGTGAGGCTGGAAATCAGCCATATGAAGGACAGGTTGCGGTTGGAGCAGTCGTGTTGAACCGTGTAAAGAGCAGTGTTTATCCGAATTCTGTCAGTGAGGTGATCTATCAGTCAGGGCAGTTTTCACCGGCAATGTCGGGATGGCTTGACCGTGTGCGTGCCAATGCAGGATATTCTGAGTCTGCACTGCAGGCAGCGGAAGATGCACTGAACGGAAGTAATCCGGTTGGCGACTGCCTTTATTTCAGCACCGGTGGATACGGAATGCAGATCGGAGATCATTTCTTCCACTGA
- a CDS encoding SpoVA/SpoVAEb family sporulation membrane protein, whose amino-acid sequence MDYLISFLIGGVICALVQILLDRTKLMPGRVMVCLVCGGVILGFAGLYQPFQDFAKAGASVPLLGFGNVLWKGVKEAVDKNGFIGIFMGGFKASAVGISAALVFGYLASLIFDPKMKK is encoded by the coding sequence ATGGACTATCTGATTTCATTTCTGATCGGGGGTGTGATCTGTGCGTTGGTACAGATTTTACTGGACCGGACAAAACTGATGCCTGGCAGAGTCATGGTATGTCTGGTATGCGGAGGCGTGATTCTTGGATTTGCCGGACTGTATCAGCCCTTTCAGGATTTCGCGAAAGCAGGAGCAAGTGTGCCGCTGCTTGGATTTGGAAATGTTTTGTGGAAAGGGGTAAAAGAAGCGGTAGATAAAAATGGATTTATCGGTATTTTTATGGGAGGTTTTAAAGCAAGTGCTGTGGGGATATCGGCCGCATTGGTCTTTGGATATCTGGCTTCGCTGATCTTTGACCCGAAAATGAAAAAGTAG
- the hisH gene encoding imidazole glycerol phosphate synthase subunit HisH translates to MIAIIDYDAGNIKSVEKALLALGQEVEVTSDREKILSADKVILPGVGAFGDAMANLRESGLDEVIREVVKKEIPFLGICLGLQLLFESSEEAPGVAGLGILKGKILRIPERAGLKIPHMGWNSLHLEHDGRLFRGIEENAYVYFVHSYYLQAEEKEIVKASTEYSTHIHASVEQGNIFACQFHPEKSSDVGLHILKNFVEL, encoded by the coding sequence ATGATAGCAATAATTGATTATGATGCCGGAAATATAAAAAGTGTGGAGAAAGCATTGCTTGCACTTGGACAGGAAGTGGAAGTAACTTCAGACAGAGAGAAGATCCTGTCAGCAGATAAGGTGATCCTTCCGGGGGTAGGAGCCTTTGGTGATGCAATGGCGAATCTGAGGGAGAGCGGACTGGATGAGGTGATCCGGGAGGTCGTAAAGAAAGAGATTCCTTTCCTCGGAATCTGCCTGGGATTGCAGCTCCTTTTTGAGAGCAGTGAAGAAGCACCGGGTGTTGCAGGACTTGGAATACTGAAAGGAAAGATCTTAAGGATTCCGGAGCGGGCAGGATTGAAGATTCCGCATATGGGGTGGAATTCGCTGCATTTAGAGCATGACGGAAGACTCTTCCGGGGAATCGAGGAAAATGCCTATGTCTATTTTGTGCATTCCTATTATCTGCAGGCAGAAGAGAAAGAAATCGTGAAAGCATCGACTGAATACAGCACGCATATCCATGCATCGGTTGAACAGGGAAATATATTTGCCTGTCAGTTCCATCCGGAGAAGAGCAGCGATGTAGGTCTGCATATCTTAAAAAACTTCGTGGAACTGTAA